The nucleotide window ACAATCTTTTTAAACGCTGTTAAGAGGCTTCTCTCATGCCAAGAATTGCTATTGTACGCAAGGAAGATTGTAACCCTGTGGGTTGCGGTAATTATCTTTGTGCACGGGTCTGTCCTGTTAATCGTGATGGAGAGGAGTGTATCAAAGCAGGGTCTGATGGTAAGGCGGAGATTGATGAGGTTTTATGTACTGGTTGTGGGATCTGTCCACAAAAATGTCCTTATGACGCTATTGACATTATCAATCTTCCTCAGGAACTTGCAGCTCAGCCCATTCACCAGTATGGCAGGAATGGTTTTCACCTCTACAACTTACCCACACCTATTTTTGGTTCTGTTGTAGGGGTGCTTGGACGTAATGGTATGGGTAAGTCAACAGCACTTAAGATTCTTGCGGGTCTTCTTATCCCTAATGTTGGACACTATGAGAAAGAGGAGAACTCTTGGGACGACGTTATAGAGTATTTTAAAGGAACTGAGGCACAGTTGTATTTTGAGAAGATGCGAAAAGGGGATATCGTCGTATCCTTTAAACCGCAAAGTGTTGAAGCAATCCCTCAGCAATTTAAAGGGAGGGTTCGTGATTTGCTTGAACGTGCAAATCAGCAAACAGAAAATCGTTTTAACGAGGTAATTACTCAATTATCCCTTAACAACGTTCTTGATCAGGATATTTCTAAGGTTTCGGGAGGGGAATTGCAACGCATTGCAATTGCAGCTGCTGTGCTCAAACAAGCAAACGTGTATATTTTTGATGAGCCTACTGCGTATCTTGATATTAAGCAAAGGGTTATTGTGTCTAAATTCATTAGGGAGCTGGTTAATGAAGAAACCGCAGTGATGGTAATTGAGCACGATTTAATCGTGTTGGATTACGTTGCGGATCTTATCAACATCGTGTATGGTAAGCCTACTGCGTATGGTATCGTTTCTAAACCCCAGGCATGTAAGGCCGGAATTAATGCGTATCTTGATGGTGTTCTCAAGGCAGAAAATATGCGTATTCGTGATAAACCCATTAAGTTTGAAACGCATCAAGTAAAAAAGGAACAATCCAATGTTCATCTTACTGGTTGGAAGGGAATTACTAAGCGTCTTGGAGATTTCTCTCTTGAAGCACAGGAAGGTGAATTAATGGAACAAGATGTCATAGGTATTCTTGGTGAAAACGGTATTGGTAAAACAACGTTTGTGAAAATTCTTGCAGGGGTTATCAAAGCAGATAGTGGTGAGATTACCAACAAGGTCAAAGTTGCGTATAAACCGCAATACATAGAATCTTCTGATGATGTTGTGATGAGTATTCTTGGTGAGCGTTATGAGAAATACCACGCTTCTATTATGAAGCCTCTTGATATTGACAAATTGCTGCTTAAAAAGTTAAATGAGCTTTCAGGAGGGGAGTTGCAACGCGTAGCGATCGCGAATTGCCTCTCTCAAGATGCAGATCTTTTTCTTCTTGATGAGCCTTCAGCGTATCTTGATGTTGAGCAGCGCTTAATAGTATCCAAAGTTATTGCTGATGTAATGGATACTCGTG belongs to Candidatus Woesearchaeota archaeon and includes:
- a CDS encoding ribosome biogenesis/translation initiation ATPase RLI — translated: MPRIAIVRKEDCNPVGCGNYLCARVCPVNRDGEECIKAGSDGKAEIDEVLCTGCGICPQKCPYDAIDIINLPQELAAQPIHQYGRNGFHLYNLPTPIFGSVVGVLGRNGMGKSTALKILAGLLIPNVGHYEKEENSWDDVIEYFKGTEAQLYFEKMRKGDIVVSFKPQSVEAIPQQFKGRVRDLLERANQQTENRFNEVITQLSLNNVLDQDISKVSGGELQRIAIAAAVLKQANVYIFDEPTAYLDIKQRVIVSKFIRELVNEETAVMVIEHDLIVLDYVADLINIVYGKPTAYGIVSKPQACKAGINAYLDGVLKAENMRIRDKPIKFETHQVKKEQSNVHLTGWKGITKRLGDFSLEAQEGELMEQDVIGILGENGIGKTTFVKILAGVIKADSGEITNKVKVAYKPQYIESSDDVVMSILGERYEKYHASIMKPLDIDKLLLKKLNELSGGELQRVAIANCLSQDADLFLLDEPSAYLDVEQRLIVSKVIADVMDTREKACLVVDHDLLFLDYLSRKLIVFDGIPSRKGIVRGPFSMVEGMNTFLEQLNITLRRDEHSHRPRINNPGSQKDKEQISQGKRYYV